Proteins encoded by one window of Crassostrea angulata isolate pt1a10 chromosome 9, ASM2561291v2, whole genome shotgun sequence:
- the LOC128164367 gene encoding uncharacterized protein LOC128164367, with amino-acid sequence MQEGHPYDLRSRDRAVLDFIRSCDDSSDEMSDSHAELEASGGLATTVSAEEVRATTPRIHAVPRAPNISSEILVLEKELQTLELHKRKMQLLQNIDACKQTIAAMQEKDSPGQSPSTTRAPKNHATASGVEPTPNVQPLQGGFTVQSLQDQASALKRKAWANSTNSTYRTHMKTYLDFCDHISVPPLPATSKTLQLYATYLAKVKCFKFCSIQQYLNIIPHMHKLCDLSDPIPEDYQLKYLLMGIKRELGTAQFPVDSITPSHLLRMRSFLDFSSVEDSGFWCACLIAFYGLLRPGTIAITGPFEASKHVRRVDLMPCSWGYLLCLRHTKTIQFRERELNVILPQVTGEMCPASALQAYLHLTRGADLFGPLLLSGKGSVFTYSIFRQKLHSILVQAGIDDSNIKGHSFRRGGATWLIRIGVPVDQIKAIGYWSSDAVLRYIDPHFSNLLDTMVLFGKSLPNAK; translated from the exons ATGCAGGAGGGTCACCCATACGATCTTCGTTCCAGAGACCGGGCGGTTCTTGACTTTATAAGATCGTGTGACGACTCGTCAGACGAAATGAGCGACAGCCATGCAGAATTAGAGGCCTCCGGCGGCTTGGCAACAACGGTATCAGCAGAGGAAGTTCGGGCCACCACGCCGCGGATACATGCAGTCCCAAGAGCCCCAAATATATCTAGTGAAATACTCGTTTTAGAGAAGGAGCTCCAGACCTTAGAACTACATAAACGTAAGATGCAACTTCTTCAGAATATTGATGCTTGCAAACAGACTATAGCGGCAATGCAAGAGAAAGACAGCCCTGGCCAAAGCCCAAGTACAACTCGCGCACCTAAGAATCATGCGACTGCTTCTGGAGTTGAGCCTACACCGAATGTACAACCCCTGCAAG GTGGATTCACTGTTCAGTCCCTACAAGACCAAGCATCTGCTTTGAAAAGAAAGGCATGGGCTAACTCAACAAATTCCACTTATCGCACTCATATGAAGACTTACCTGGATTTTTGTGACCATATCAGTGTGCCCCCACTACCAGCAACTTCAAAAACATTACAGTTATATGCGACTTACTTGGCCAAAGTGAAGTgtttcaaattttgttcaattcAGCAATACTTGAATATTATACCACACATGCACAAACTTTGTGATCTATCAGACCCTATTCCAGAGGATTACCAGTTGAAATATTTGCTCATGGGTATTAAGCGAGAATTGGGTACCGCCCAATTTCCTGTCGATTCGATAACACCATCACATCTTCTCCGGATGAGATCTTTCCTTGACTTTTCATCAGTTGAAGACTCAGGCTTTTGGTGTGCTTGTTTAATAGCCTTTTATGGTCTGCTTCGTCCAGGCACCATTGCAATTACAGGACCTTTTGAGGCATCAAAACATGTCAGAAGAGTTGATTTGATGCCCTGTTCATGGGGCTACCTACTTTGCTTACGACATACAAAGACAATTCAGTTTCGAGAAAGAGAGCTTAATGTTATCCTTCCTCAAGTTACTGGGGAAATGTGTCCGGCATCAGCCCTGCAGGCTTACCTTCATCTTACAAGAGGAGCAGATCTTTTTGGGCCTCTTCTTCTCTCAGGAAAAGGTTCCGTTTTTACCTACAGCATTTTCCGCCAAAAGCTTCATTCCATACTTGTACAAGCAGGAATTGATGACAGTAACATCAAGGGTCATTCTTTTCGACGTGGTGGAGCCACCTGGTTAATTCGGATTGGTGTGCCGGTGGATCAGATCAAAGCGATTGGATACTGGTCGAGTGATGCAGTGCTAAGATACATTGACCCTCACTTTTCAAATTTACTAGATACCATGGTCCTCTTTGGTAAATCACTTCCCAATGCTAAATAG